From the genome of Streptomyces sp. JH34:
ACTTTGACCAGCAATGGCCGACGAGAACACCCCTGTGATGCCCGAAGAGGAGCCCACCGTCCCGGGCGTGGGCATGCGTGTCGAGCCCGTGGGGCTCGAGACGGAGATGCAGCGCTCCTACCTCGACTACGCGATGTCCGTCATCGTGTCGCGTGCGCTGCCCGACGTACGGGACGGCCTCAAGCCCGTCCACCGCCGGGTGCTGTACGCGATGTATGACGGCGGCTACCGCCCCGAGAAGGGGTTCTACAAGTGCGCCCGCGTCGTCGGTGACGTCATGGGTACGTACCACCCGCACGGCGACTCCTCCATCTACGACGCCCTGGTGCGCCTCGCGCAGCCGTGGTCGCTGCGGATGCCGCTGGTGGACTCCAACGGCAACTTCGGTTCCCCGGGCAACGACCCGGCCGCCGCCATGCGGTACACCGAGTGCAAGATGATGCCGCTGTCCATGGAGATGGTCCGGGACATCGACGAGGAGACCGTCGACTTCCAGGACAACTACGACGGCCGCAACCAGGAGCCGACGGTTCTGCCGGCGCGTTTCCCGAACCTCCTGGTCAACGGCTCCGCCGGCATCGCCGTCGGTATGGCGACGAACATCCCGCCGCACAATTTGCGTGAGGTCGCCGCCGGTGCCCAGTGGTACCTGGAGAACCCCGAGGCCTCGCACGAGGAGCTGCTGGACGCGCTGATCGAGCGCATCAAGGGCCCCGACTTCCCCACCGGCGCGCTGGTCGTGGGCCGCAAGGGCATCGAGGAGGCGTACCGCACCGGGCGTGGTTCCATCACGATGCGCGCGGTCGTGGCGGTCGAGGAGATCCAGGGCCGCCAGTGCCTGGTCGTCACCGAGCTGCCGTTCCAGACCAACCCCGACAACCTCGCGCAGAAGATCGCCGACCTGGTCAAGGACGGCAAGGTCGGCGGGATCGCGGACGTCCGGGACGAGACGTCCTCGCGTACGGGCCAGCGCCTGGTCGTCGTGCTGAAGCGCGACGCGGTCGCCAAGGTCGTGCTGAACAACCTCTACAAGCACACCGATCTGCAGTCGAACTTCGGCGCGAACATGCTGGCGCTCGTCGACGGAGTGCCGCGCACGCTGTCCATCGACGCGTTCATCCGTCACTGGGTGACGCACCAGATCGAGGTCATCGTCCGGCGCACGAAGTTCCGCCTGCGCAAGGCCGAGGAGCGGGCGCACATCCTGCGAGGCCTGCTCAAGGCTCTGAACGCGATCGAGGAGGTCATCGCGCTCATCCGCCGCAGCAACACCGTGGAGATCGCGCGTGAGGGCCTGATGGGCCTGCTGGAGATCGACGAGATCCAGGCGAACGCGATCCTGGAGATGCAGCTGCGCCGCCTGGCCGCGCTGGAGCACCAGAAGATCACCGCCGAGCACGACGAACTCCAGGCGAAGATCAACGAGTACAACGGGATCCTGGCCTCCCCCGCGAAGCAGCGTCAGATCGTCAGCGAGGAACTGGCCGCGATCGTCGACAAGTTCGGCGACGACCGGCGCTCCAAGCTGGTGCCGTTCGACGGTGACATGTCCATCGAGGACCTCATCGCCGAGGAGGACATCGTCGTCACGATCTCCCGCGGTGGTTACGTCAAGCGCACCAAGACGGACGACTACCGTTCGCAGAAGCGCGGCGGCAAGGGCGTGCGCGGCACGAAGCTCAGGGAAGACGACATCGTCGACCACTTCTTCGTGTCGACGACGCACCACTGGCTGCTGTTCTTCACCAACAAGGGCCGGGTCTACCGGGCCAAGGCCTACGAGCTGCCGGACGCCGGCCGGGACGCGCGCGGTCAGCACGTCGCGAACCTCCTGGCGTTCCAGCCGGACGAGCAGATCGCGCAGATCCTGGCGATCCGCGACTACGAGGCCGCGCCCTACCTGGTCCTGGCGACCAAGGGCGGCCTGGTGAAGAAGACCTCGCTCAAGGACTACGACTCACCTCGCTCCGGCGGCGTCATCGCGATCAACCTCCGGGAGACGGAGAGCGGCGCCGACGACGAGCTGATCGGCGCTGAACTGGTGTCGGCCGAGGACGATCTGCTGCTCATCAGCAGGAAGGCCCAGTCGATCAGGTTCACCGCGACCGACGACGCGCTGCGCCCGATGGGCCGCGCCACCTCGGGCGTGAAGGGCATGAGTTTCCGCGAGGGAGACGAACTGCTCTCGATGAATGTTGTCCGGCCCGGTACGTTCGTGTTCACTGCCACCGACGGCGGTTACGCGAAGCGGACCGCTGTCGACGAGTACCGCGTCCAGGGTCGTGGCGGTCTGGGCATCAAGGCTGCCAAGATCGTCGAGGACCGCGGTTCTCTCGTCGGTGCGCTGGTGGTGGAGGAAGCGGACGAGATCCTCGCCATCACGCTCGGCGGCGGCGTGATTCGTACGCGAGTCAATGAAGTCAGGGAGACGGGCCGTGACACCATGGGCGTCCAACTGATCAATCTGGGCAAGCGGGATGCCGTCGTCGGCATCGCGCGCAACGCCGAGGCCGGTCGTGAGGCCGAAGAGGTCGACGGGACCGATGAGGCCGAAGGCGCCACGGGCGAGGCTCATGCCGAGACCGTGGTCGAGGGCACAGTCGAGGGCACGGCGCCTTCGGCCGGGGAGCACGAGGAGTAGAGCGTGAGTGGAGCCACGGGCGCAGGTTCGGCCGCTTCCGGAGCAGGCGCGAACGGCGCCCGTGGCCCTGCCACGGACTCCCAAGGGGGAACTGTGACGGACACTCGGGGACCTCAGTACGAGGGGTACGCGACCGGGCCTCTGCCCGGTGAGCGGGAGCCCGCAACGGGCCAGGCGGGGCCCTACCACCCGCCCCAGGCGTATCCGTCCCCTGCGGGCGGTACGCAGGGCGGCGGCACACAGGGCGGCGGTGGCGGGAAGGCGACCCGGCTGCCCCGTACGGGGGCGCGGACCACTCCGCGTACCCGTAAGGCGCGTCTGCGGGTCGCGAAGGCGGATCCGTGGTCGGTGATGAAGGTCAGCTTCCTGCTCTCCATCGCTCTCGGAATCTGCACGGTGGTCGCGGCAGCGGTCCTGTGGATGGTGATGGACGCGATGGGCGTCTTCTCCACCGTGGGCGGCACGATCAGCGAGGCCACGGGGTCGAACGAGAGCAACGGCTTCGATCTGCAGTCGTTCCTGTCGCTGCCGCGCGTCCTCATCTTCACCTCGGTCATCGCGGTGATCGATGTGGTGCTGGCCACCGCGCTGGCCACGCTGGGCGCCTTCATCTACAACTTGTCGGCCGGCTTCGTGGGTGGCGTGGAGCTCACTCTCGCCGAGGACGAGTAGGACGCCGGGTATCGATTTTGGGACTGGCCCCGACGTGCGCTAATCTTCAGAAGTCAGCGCAGCAGCGCGGCGGGGCTATAGCTCAGTTGGTTAGAGCGCATCCCTGATAAGGATGAGGCCACAGGTTCAAATCCTGTTAGCCCCACCAGCGAGAAGACCCCCAGTCGACAACGACTGGGGGTCTTCGACGTTTTATGGCTGACGTCGATGACGGTCACGGAACCGTTCCCGGTGCCTCAGCCGTCGTGCTTGGTGCGCACGGATTCGTGAGGGGGACTGTGGAAGGCGATCCGCCGTGGTGGGGAATCCTGGTGATCTCGGCCGGGGTGACCGCGGCCCTCGGGGCGATCTTCCTGTCCGTGGCCGCCGCAGTGGCTCTCGGCGTGATCTGGGTGCGGGGCAGGCGTAGCCGCTGACCATTCGCCGGAAGGACAAGCCGATCAGTGGATCTTCCGGTCGCTCCGCGAGCATCGTCACGGCTTCCCGCTCACCGTCGCCCGCGACGTGGGTGCAGACGTCCATCATGCTGATCTGGCTGTGCCGCAGGATGGCCTGAGCGAACCTTGGGACGCACCTCCCTGCCGACGACATGGAAAAGGCCCCCGCCGGTGTGAACCGGGCCAGGGGCCGGGAGGGCGTTCTCAGCGCCCTCAGGGTGGCAGGGGAGCCGAGTCACCGGCAGGTGAGGCGCTGTGGGCGGAGCGGGTGCTGTCCGTCGCGTGCACGGCGTCCGTGGAGTCGGACGACAGCTGGCGGGTGGCGGGCGAGGAGCCGTGCGCCTCGGCGCGGATGCGCTGCTTCATCGTGGGTGGCAGCGCCCTGTCACGCGGAAGGGTCCATCGCACCGACGGCGTGGTCGCGGTTGCCGGCTTGGCGGCCGTGTGCTCGTGGCTCGTGACCGTCGGCTCCGCGGCCGTGGCCTGGGCGGTGGCGAGCCCCAGCGACGCGAGAACCGCGAAGAAGGCGGTGACGAAGGCGGTCCAGATGCTCTTGACCCTGAAGGTGCTCATGGCCCCTCGCTTTCAGGTGGTCCGGTTTGCTTACCTTTCTGATGATGTGGATCCGGCCCGTGGAAACCGGGACCGACGCCCCCGGTTCGCCGATCTTCTGATGAACACCACTCGTATGGTTCAACCGGTTCGAAAAGCTGCTCAGAGGGGCGGTCAGAGGCTCCGGAAGGGGTCCGGAGCGGGTGGCGGCCGGGTTCCGGGGAGGTCACCGATCGGTATCGGCCGGTGTGTATAGTCGGGCGGCAGAAGTCCCTTACGTCAAGGAAAGACGAGGTCGCGCGGTGAAGAAGCTTCTCCTGGTCGCACTGGCCGCCATCGGCGGGCTCCTCGTGTACCGCCAGATCCAGGCGGATCGCGCCGAGCAGGATCTGTGGACGGAGGCGACCGACTCCGTGCCCGCAGGTTCAGGTGTGTGAGACGGAACAGTCTGCTAAAGCCCCGGCCGCCGAGCGGCCGGGGCTTTCTGCTGTCCGGGATCCGCTGGTGCCAGGCCGGGGCCGCCCGCCCTTGGTTCGCCTAAGTAAATCACTTGATTGCACTCGTGAAGAAATGATGGATGGGTGATCGAGAAAGCGACGGGCGTGCGTGGTCCCTGGACTCACCGGGCGGCGTGAAGTGCGGAGTTCTGCGACGAGCCGCCCGTCGAGGGCTCCACGGCGCACCCGTACGGAGCGACGCGGCTGTTCATCCTGGCGCGCTTCCCGGTGCACAGCCGCCCTGGGTCCGCTCGACGCCTGTGCGGCACCGGCGGACGCCCCGCACGCGCCACCGGGCGGCTGTGCCGGTGACGGAGCGGGGGCCGCAGACAGCGGCGGTGCGGGCGGGGCAGGATGGACCGGCATCACGGCCGCTGCCCGAGCGGGCGCCGTGATCGCCCTGATGTCCGGGCCCTGCTGGTACGCGGGTGGCGCGGGGCAGGCACGCATACGACGAGGGGAAGCGCGTGAACAGGCAGCGCAACAGGGGCCGGGCGATACTCGCGACGATCGCAGCGGTGTGCGCGGTGGCGGCGGTGCCGGGTCAGGCACGCGCGGCCGACGAGCCCGCGCCGTACACCTTCGACCCTGCGGCGGTGGCGGTCCGGGGCGCGGAGACGAACGCCGACGCGGAGGAGCTGAAGGCCGGTTCGGTCTACAGGAGTTCCATCGGGCAGGGGCAGAAGCTCTACTACCGTGTGCAACTCGACGACACGACCGACGCGTACGTCTCCGCGGTGGCCGTCCCGAAGACCGGTGGGAAGGTCGCCTACGGGGACGGCATCACGATCAGCATCAGGGATCTCGACGACACCCGGTGCGGCTCCGGGGACGCGGCCTTCGAGTCGGCGGAGTTCCCACGTCCGATCGCGGCCTACGCCCACCGGGCGGTGGACGAGGACAGCACCATCTGTGCGGCGGGCGGCACGTACAACGTTCTGATCGAGCGGGAGAGCAAGGCCACCTCGTCCCCCGGGTCCTGGGATCTGGAGCTGCGCTACGAGCGTGAGCCGGCTCTGAAGGAGGGCCTCTCGCCGCCCACCGAGGCTCCGGAGAACTGGCCCTCCGCCTCGCCCGTGCCGCCGACGGGCAAGCAGGAGCGGACCGGTGGCACCGGCTTCTACGACGCCACCAGCCTGGAGTCCGGTGAATGGGTGGACTCCGTCGCCCCCGGGCAGACCCGCTTCTACCGGGTGCCCGTGGACTGGGGCCAGCAGATCTTCGCCACGGCCGCGCTGAGCAACAGCGGTAAGTCGACGGAGTATCTGGGCAACGCCTTGGCCATGGCACTGGACAACCCGGCGCACGGCCACGTGGACGACGCGACTCTGTCGTACTCCGGCGCGCCGAGTTCCGTGGCCCTGGACCCGCTTCCGCCGGTGGCTTACGAGAACCGTCACGACGCTGGGGCGGACGTCAGCGCCATGCGGTTCGCCGGCTGGTACTACCTCTCGGTGACGCTCTCGCCCGAGGTGGCCGAGCACTACGGGGACGATCCCATCGGGCTGACGCTCAGGGTCAAGGTCGTCAACGAACGCAAGCCGTCGCCCTACCAAGGGGACGCCGGGATCTTCGGCGTCTCGGACGACGACAGGGACATGGCCAAGAGCGGGCAGAGCGCGCCCGAAGCCGGGGAGAGCGGCACGATGAAGGTTGTGGCCGCGGCCGGTATCGGTGCGGGCTCCGTCCTGGTACTGGGGCTCGGGGCGTGGACGCTGCTGGCCAGGCGCCGAGCCGCACCGGTCGCCGCGCCGCCCGGTGCGGGCGGCCAACCGCCTCTCGGGGGGCCTCCGCAGGCCCGGTAGGGCTCCTCAGGGCTGAGTGAGCGCCCAGATGCCCACCGCGAAGCAGATCAGCGCCACCACGAGCACCGGGACCGCCACCTTCGGGGACGGCCCCGGCCGCTTCACGGGCAACGGCTGTCGCGGTGTCGTGTTCCGGGGGTCCTGCAGGTGTTCGGCGGTGTAGGCGCGGGTGGGCGGTGCTCCGTACGGCACGGCGGCCGTGGCGGCACGGGCGGGATCCTGGGAGGCGTCGGCGGCATAGGGGGACGCCGCGTGCGCCGGAACCGGTCCGGGCGCCTGGGGCTGCGCCGGGTGCGGAAGGGGAGAGGGCTGCTGTGGGGGCGGCGCGAGATGGAAGCTGCCCGTCTCCGACATCGACGGGGTTGCTGCGTAAGGCTGTTGACCCGGCGCCCCCTGCGGTGCGTCCGGCTGCTGCCCGGGCCCCTGTGGCGCGTACAGCTGCTGTGACGGCTGAGGCGGGGGCGGCGTGCCGCCGACGTCCTGCGCGGGCGTCTGCGGCCCGTTGGCGGGCGTCTCGGGGCCGTCGGGGCCGAAACCCGCGGGCAGGGGCCCGATCTGGTCGAACACCTCCACCTGCTCGTCGTCCGGACCTGCGTCCGGCAGCATCTCGACCGCCGCGGTCAGCGCCTTGCGCGCGCCTGTGGCTGTACGGAAGCGGGCGTGCGGGTCCGGCTGCAGCAGGCCGGCGAGTACCTGCCACAAGGGCTCCGGTACCCCCTGGGGGGCGCCAGGGGTGCCGTGTGCGGCGAAGTACTCGATCAAGGCCTTGGCGTCCGGTTTGCTGCCCTGGAGCAGGTAGAGCGCGACGAGCCCCACGGCGAACAGATCCGCCGGGAAGTCGGGTTCCGCGCCCATCATCTGCTCGGGTGCGAAGTAACCGGGCGTCCCC
Proteins encoded in this window:
- a CDS encoding DUF6344 domain-containing protein is translated as MSTFRVKSIWTAFVTAFFAVLASLGLATAQATAAEPTVTSHEHTAAKPATATTPSVRWTLPRDRALPPTMKQRIRAEAHGSSPATRQLSSDSTDAVHATDSTRSAHSASPAGDSAPLPP
- the gyrA gene encoding DNA gyrase subunit A, with amino-acid sequence MADENTPVMPEEEPTVPGVGMRVEPVGLETEMQRSYLDYAMSVIVSRALPDVRDGLKPVHRRVLYAMYDGGYRPEKGFYKCARVVGDVMGTYHPHGDSSIYDALVRLAQPWSLRMPLVDSNGNFGSPGNDPAAAMRYTECKMMPLSMEMVRDIDEETVDFQDNYDGRNQEPTVLPARFPNLLVNGSAGIAVGMATNIPPHNLREVAAGAQWYLENPEASHEELLDALIERIKGPDFPTGALVVGRKGIEEAYRTGRGSITMRAVVAVEEIQGRQCLVVTELPFQTNPDNLAQKIADLVKDGKVGGIADVRDETSSRTGQRLVVVLKRDAVAKVVLNNLYKHTDLQSNFGANMLALVDGVPRTLSIDAFIRHWVTHQIEVIVRRTKFRLRKAEERAHILRGLLKALNAIEEVIALIRRSNTVEIAREGLMGLLEIDEIQANAILEMQLRRLAALEHQKITAEHDELQAKINEYNGILASPAKQRQIVSEELAAIVDKFGDDRRSKLVPFDGDMSIEDLIAEEDIVVTISRGGYVKRTKTDDYRSQKRGGKGVRGTKLREDDIVDHFFVSTTHHWLLFFTNKGRVYRAKAYELPDAGRDARGQHVANLLAFQPDEQIAQILAIRDYEAAPYLVLATKGGLVKKTSLKDYDSPRSGGVIAINLRETESGADDELIGAELVSAEDDLLLISRKAQSIRFTATDDALRPMGRATSGVKGMSFREGDELLSMNVVRPGTFVFTATDGGYAKRTAVDEYRVQGRGGLGIKAAKIVEDRGSLVGALVVEEADEILAITLGGGVIRTRVNEVRETGRDTMGVQLINLGKRDAVVGIARNAEAGREAEEVDGTDEAEGATGEAHAETVVEGTVEGTAPSAGEHEE
- a CDS encoding serine/threonine-protein kinase; the encoded protein is MGEVFAGRYELVDPIGRGGVGAVWRAWDHRRRRYVAAKVLQQSDAHTLLRFVREQALRIEHPHVLAPASWAADDDKVLFTMDLVSGGSLAHVIGDYGPLPPRFVCLLLDQLLSGLSTVHAEGVVHRDIKPANILMEATGTGRPHLRLSDFGISMRKGEPRLTETNYVVGTPGYFAPEQMMGAEPDFPADLFAVGLVALYLLQGSKPDAKALIEYFAAHGTPGAPQGVPEPLWQVLAGLLQPDPHARFRTATGARKALTAAVEMLPDAGPDDEQVEVFDQIGPLPAGFGPDGPETPANGPQTPAQDVGGTPPPPQPSQQLYAPQGPGQQPDAPQGAPGQQPYAATPSMSETGSFHLAPPPQQPSPLPHPAQPQAPGPVPAHAASPYAADASQDPARAATAAVPYGAPPTRAYTAEHLQDPRNTTPRQPLPVKRPGPSPKVAVPVLVVALICFAVGIWALTQP
- a CDS encoding DLW-39 family protein, whose product is MKKLLLVALAAIGGLLVYRQIQADRAEQDLWTEATDSVPAGSGV
- a CDS encoding DUF3566 domain-containing protein, translated to MTDTRGPQYEGYATGPLPGEREPATGQAGPYHPPQAYPSPAGGTQGGGTQGGGGGKATRLPRTGARTTPRTRKARLRVAKADPWSVMKVSFLLSIALGICTVVAAAVLWMVMDAMGVFSTVGGTISEATGSNESNGFDLQSFLSLPRVLIFTSVIAVIDVVLATALATLGAFIYNLSAGFVGGVELTLAEDE